Proteins encoded within one genomic window of Candidatus Neomarinimicrobiota bacterium:
- the mtnA gene encoding S-methyl-5-thioribose-1-phosphate isomerase has translation MYPPANASLSSRSLASNREDIPRALWWEDGAIRMLDQTRLPSEEHLLHITEVDELIESIVRLSVRGAPALGVAGAYGVLLVARDWKSSSAPADFSSLRTELKSLEQARPTAVNLSWAINTVVDAAESQSPETKAKAYNIMEARAQELHEDDKERCRKIGEYGAALLREKSNIITHCNTGALATGGIGTALGVIYTAAMHGKRVQVFADETRPLLQGARLTAWELDRANIPVTVMTDGMAASLMQQEPIDAVIVGADRIANNGDAANKIGTYQLAIAAQAHEIPFYVAAPTSTVDMSLESGEEIPIEMRGGDEIITWGNIKTAPDNVGVYAPAFDVTPAQYITGIITEIGIARNPYDFRGFIRSWRP, from the coding sequence ATGTACCCGCCCGCGAACGCAAGCTTATCGTCCAGATCATTGGCAAGTAACCGGGAAGACATCCCGCGAGCGCTGTGGTGGGAAGACGGCGCCATCCGGATGCTGGATCAGACACGGCTTCCATCAGAAGAGCACCTTCTTCACATCACGGAAGTGGACGAACTCATTGAAAGTATTGTACGCTTATCCGTTCGGGGAGCACCGGCACTGGGCGTGGCAGGGGCCTATGGAGTTCTGTTGGTTGCCAGAGATTGGAAATCATCGTCAGCTCCTGCTGATTTTTCTTCACTGAGGACCGAACTGAAATCATTAGAGCAGGCTCGGCCAACGGCCGTAAACCTCAGTTGGGCTATCAATACAGTGGTCGATGCGGCAGAATCGCAGTCTCCGGAGACAAAAGCCAAAGCTTATAACATCATGGAGGCCAGAGCACAAGAACTCCATGAGGACGACAAAGAACGATGCCGAAAGATCGGGGAATACGGCGCGGCATTACTCAGGGAAAAATCAAATATTATTACTCACTGCAATACCGGGGCGCTTGCCACCGGCGGGATCGGAACGGCACTCGGCGTGATTTATACCGCTGCAATGCATGGGAAACGAGTGCAGGTATTCGCCGATGAAACCCGACCACTGTTGCAGGGCGCCCGGCTGACTGCCTGGGAGCTGGATCGCGCCAATATTCCGGTCACCGTGATGACCGACGGTATGGCCGCCTCACTGATGCAGCAAGAACCAATCGACGCCGTCATCGTTGGCGCAGATCGCATTGCAAACAACGGTGATGCCGCAAACAAAATCGGCACCTATCAGCTGGCGATCGCGGCTCAGGCTCATGAAATACCATTTTACGTGGCCGCCCCAACCTCTACAGTGGATATGTCACTGGAATCCGGGGAAGAAATTCCTATCGAAATGCGCGGCGGCGATGAGATCATCACCTGGGGAAATATCAAAACTGCGCCGGATAACGTCGGTGTATATGCCCCGGCATTTGACGTGACGCCTGCACAATATATCACTGGGATTATAACAGAAATTGGGATAGCCCGAAACCCTTATGATTTCAGGGGTTTCATTCGTTCATGGCGACCATAA
- a CDS encoding secondary thiamine-phosphate synthase enzyme YjbQ, whose product MDIFTEYIHVSSKREIDISDISDDVQRLVRKNDISQGQVTVFCPGSTGGITTIEHEPGLLQDIPEVWEQIAPAEKTYHHNETWHDGNGHSHIRAAMTKPDLTVPIIDGELALGTWQQIVFIDFDVPARERKLIVQIIGK is encoded by the coding sequence ATGGATATATTCACCGAGTACATACACGTAAGCAGCAAGCGGGAAATCGACATCAGCGATATCTCTGATGATGTGCAACGACTGGTGCGCAAAAACGATATTAGCCAGGGGCAGGTGACCGTCTTTTGTCCCGGTTCCACTGGTGGCATCACCACTATTGAGCATGAACCGGGCCTTCTTCAGGATATCCCGGAAGTCTGGGAACAAATTGCACCCGCTGAGAAGACCTACCATCACAACGAAACGTGGCACGACGGCAATGGCCATTCGCATATCCGGGCCGCGATGACCAAGCCGGATCTCACCGTCCCGATTATCGACGGCGAACTGGCGCTCGGCACCTGGCAGCAGATCGTGTTTATCGACTTCGATGTACCCGCCCGCGAACGCAAGCTTATCGTCCAGATCATTGGCAAGTAA
- a CDS encoding sugar kinase, giving the protein MAILVVGSVALDTIETPFDKREEALGGSAMYFSVAASYFSRVQMVGVVGTDFPEDAVTMLQEKGVDITGLQQVEGRTFRWSGRYHYDMNQRDTLDTQLNVFEEFTPEIPDKYKSTEYLFLANIHPALQLDVLGQVNDPALVITDTMNLWINTTLSDLKKVIARTDILLISDSEIRLLTEEPNLLVAAKMLLKEGPEVIIIKKGEHGAMMVDDSAVFFTPGFPLENIVDPTGAGDVFAGGLVGHLERCGKVNKKSLRQAVVYGSVMASFNVEDFSLDNLRSLEPQAIHQRYKRFYELTTFDLE; this is encoded by the coding sequence GTGGCAATTTTAGTCGTTGGATCGGTGGCACTTGATACCATCGAGACCCCATTTGACAAACGGGAAGAAGCCCTCGGCGGCTCGGCGATGTATTTCAGCGTGGCTGCCAGCTATTTTTCCCGGGTACAGATGGTGGGAGTTGTAGGTACGGACTTCCCTGAAGACGCTGTTACGATGCTCCAGGAGAAGGGAGTCGACATCACAGGTCTCCAACAGGTCGAAGGCCGTACATTCCGGTGGTCCGGCCGTTACCACTACGATATGAACCAGCGGGATACGCTGGACACTCAGTTAAATGTCTTCGAAGAATTTACCCCGGAAATCCCGGATAAGTACAAATCCACCGAGTATCTCTTCTTGGCAAATATCCATCCTGCATTGCAACTGGACGTGCTCGGGCAGGTTAATGACCCGGCGCTGGTAATCACCGATACCATGAATCTCTGGATCAATACCACACTTTCGGACTTGAAAAAAGTTATCGCCCGGACAGACATCCTGCTCATCAGTGATTCGGAAATCCGTCTCCTTACCGAAGAGCCAAATCTTTTGGTGGCCGCGAAGATGCTGTTAAAGGAAGGTCCCGAAGTTATCATTATCAAAAAGGGTGAACACGGTGCCATGATGGTCGACGATAGCGCCGTCTTCTTTACCCCGGGATTCCCCCTGGAAAACATTGTTGATCCCACCGGCGCAGGTGATGTGTTCGCCGGCGGACTCGTGGGTCATCTGGAGCGTTGCGGCAAAGTGAACAAAAAATCCCTTCGCCAGGCAGTCGTCTACGGCAGTGTCATGGCGAGTTTCAATGTGGAAGACTTCAGCCTGGATAATCTGCGTTCGTTGGAACCGCAAGCCATTCACCAACGATATAAACGTTTCTACGAACTCACAACTTTTGACCTGGAATAA
- the mdh gene encoding malate dehydrogenase, whose protein sequence is MKVSVIGAGHVGENTARRIAEKELANEVVLVDIVEGMPQGKSLDMWESAPVEGFDTMLTGSNGYEETAGSSVTVITAGLARKPGMSRDDLLAKNTEIITDVVENVVKRSPDTTIIMVTNPLDVMAYVALKVSGLDSANVMGMAGILDTARFRSFVAMELNVSVRDIQAMVLGGHGDTMVPLPRYATVAGIPLPDLLSKDKIDAIVERTRKGGGEIVGLLKSGSAYYAPSAAATEMVEAIVKDNKRILPCAAWLTGEYGLEELYMGVPVKLGQGGIEDILEVELNDEEKAMLEKSAEHVRDNLSKVSL, encoded by the coding sequence ATGAAAGTATCAGTCATTGGCGCCGGTCATGTAGGCGAGAATACCGCCCGCCGGATCGCCGAAAAGGAACTGGCAAACGAAGTCGTCCTGGTGGATATCGTTGAAGGTATGCCCCAGGGGAAATCCCTCGATATGTGGGAGTCAGCACCAGTCGAAGGTTTTGACACCATGCTCACCGGATCAAACGGCTATGAGGAGACCGCCGGGTCCTCTGTCACAGTCATTACCGCCGGATTAGCCCGGAAACCTGGTATGAGCCGCGACGATCTGTTAGCCAAAAACACCGAAATTATCACCGATGTGGTGGAAAACGTGGTAAAGCGTTCGCCAGACACCACAATTATCATGGTCACAAACCCGCTGGATGTTATGGCCTACGTCGCACTTAAAGTCAGCGGTTTGGATTCCGCCAACGTGATGGGTATGGCCGGCATACTGGATACGGCCCGGTTCCGCTCATTTGTGGCAATGGAATTGAACGTCTCTGTCCGGGATATTCAGGCGATGGTGCTTGGTGGGCACGGCGACACTATGGTTCCGCTGCCCCGGTACGCTACTGTCGCTGGTATCCCGCTGCCGGATCTGCTTTCAAAGGATAAAATTGACGCCATCGTCGAACGGACCCGAAAGGGCGGCGGTGAGATCGTGGGTCTGCTGAAGAGCGGCAGCGCTTATTATGCCCCGTCCGCCGCAGCGACCGAGATGGTGGAAGCCATTGTCAAGGATAACAAGCGTATCCTGCCATGTGCTGCGTGGCTAACCGGTGAATACGGCCTGGAAGAACTCTACATGGGCGTTCCGGTGAAACTCGGTCAGGGTGGTATCGAGGACATTCTGGAAGTGGAACTGAACGATGAAGAAAAAGCCATGCTCGAAAAGTCGGCGGAACACGTCCGGGACAATCTCTCTAAGGTGTCCCTCTGA
- the rpmA gene encoding 50S ribosomal protein L27, whose amino-acid sequence MAHKKGVGSSKNGRDSNAQRLGVKAFGGEFVSAGSIIIRQRGTKIHPGWNVGRGSDDTLFAKIDGRVTFERRGRDRKIVSVYPNE is encoded by the coding sequence ATGGCACATAAAAAAGGTGTTGGTTCTTCGAAAAACGGTCGTGACAGCAATGCCCAACGACTTGGTGTGAAAGCCTTCGGCGGCGAATTTGTGTCCGCCGGGAGTATTATCATCCGCCAGCGCGGCACTAAAATCCATCCCGGATGGAACGTAGGCCGTGGTAGCGATGATACGCTCTTTGCCAAAATCGACGGCCGGGTAACCTTCGAACGCCGGGGACGTGACAGAAAAATCGTCAGTGTTTACCCGAACGAATAA
- the rplU gene encoding 50S ribosomal protein L21 produces MYAVVEIKGMQYKVTPGAELNVPLTDAEEGANLTYDRVLYLQNGKSPEIGTPTVDGATVEATVLRHGKAEKVIVFKKKRRKNYRRKRGHRQPFTTIRIDDIKTTGAKSKSASKKSTKKKEKEAEPAASAEKTSEE; encoded by the coding sequence ATGTACGCGGTTGTTGAAATTAAAGGGATGCAATATAAGGTGACTCCAGGGGCGGAACTGAACGTTCCGCTAACTGATGCAGAAGAAGGAGCAAATCTCACGTACGATCGGGTTTTGTATCTGCAGAACGGGAAATCCCCCGAGATCGGGACACCGACAGTGGATGGCGCAACGGTGGAAGCAACCGTATTGCGGCACGGTAAAGCAGAGAAGGTTATCGTGTTTAAGAAAAAACGGCGGAAAAACTATCGCCGGAAACGCGGACACCGACAGCCGTTTACTACGATCCGGATAGACGATATTAAAACCACCGGCGCCAAATCGAAAAGCGCATCCAAGAAATCGACGAAAAAGAAGGAAAAGGAAGCCGAACCGGCGGCTTCTGCCGAAAAGACTTCAGAGGAGTAA
- a CDS encoding Rne/Rng family ribonuclease has translation MRKEIFINESSGETRIAILEDSQLVEFYVEKPENERMVGNIYLGQVENVINGMQAAFVDIGHETNAFLPFSEIEDNNYPFPGMLDAPDDEDNGNFRSRGRNRAHPGLKSGEDIIVQVIKEPYRGKGPRVTTAVSIPGRFMVLLPYADHVGVSRKINNRNEKRRLKRIGYEIKPENYGLIVRTVADGKSKEELQSDIDYLISTWKKVDTNIKKGKAPCIVYKDMEMASSIIRDVFTSDVDRVICDEKKLFKKLTSYLKSTSPQLVDKLHRYDGRDPIFDKYNIDKEIEKSLNRKVWLKSGGHLVIEHTEAMVTIDVNSGKFIGRKNHEQNSLKINMEAAREIARQLRLRDIGGLIVVDFIDLQQDRNKKKLYDEMKKETKKDRAKIALAQVSEFGLMEMTRQRVRLSLLLSTSEECPICRGTGRVPSKESMVTKIESWIKRFKSECNERRLILKVHPTIGDYLTEGTKSIIRRLMWHHIMKIDVEKDEAINIDEFRFISKKRKQEITDQY, from the coding sequence ATGAGGAAAGAAATCTTTATTAACGAGTCGTCCGGGGAAACACGTATCGCCATCCTGGAAGATTCGCAGCTCGTAGAATTTTATGTAGAGAAGCCAGAAAACGAACGCATGGTCGGGAATATCTATCTTGGCCAGGTTGAGAACGTCATCAATGGGATGCAGGCGGCCTTCGTGGATATTGGTCACGAAACCAACGCCTTTCTGCCATTCAGCGAAATTGAAGATAACAATTACCCGTTTCCGGGGATGCTGGATGCGCCGGACGATGAAGACAACGGCAATTTCCGGTCGCGCGGGAGAAACCGGGCACATCCGGGGCTGAAATCCGGGGAAGATATTATTGTCCAGGTGATTAAGGAGCCGTATCGCGGCAAAGGGCCTCGTGTTACGACGGCAGTCTCGATTCCGGGACGATTCATGGTATTATTGCCGTACGCGGATCATGTTGGCGTTTCACGCAAAATCAATAACCGGAACGAAAAGCGCCGCCTGAAGCGCATCGGTTACGAAATCAAACCAGAAAACTACGGTCTCATCGTTCGCACCGTCGCCGATGGAAAATCCAAGGAAGAGCTTCAGAGCGATATTGACTACCTCATTTCCACCTGGAAAAAAGTCGATACCAATATCAAAAAGGGCAAAGCGCCCTGCATCGTTTACAAAGACATGGAGATGGCCAGCAGTATAATCCGGGACGTGTTTACCTCCGATGTTGACCGCGTAATCTGTGACGAAAAAAAGTTGTTCAAGAAGCTTACCAGCTATCTGAAATCCACCTCTCCACAACTGGTGGACAAACTCCACCGGTACGACGGCCGGGATCCCATCTTTGATAAATATAACATTGATAAAGAGATCGAGAAATCGCTCAACCGGAAGGTCTGGCTGAAGAGCGGCGGCCATCTGGTGATTGAGCATACCGAAGCAATGGTCACCATTGATGTGAATTCCGGGAAGTTTATCGGCCGGAAAAATCACGAGCAAAATTCGCTAAAAATCAACATGGAAGCGGCCAGAGAAATCGCCCGCCAACTCCGCCTCCGGGATATCGGCGGATTGATCGTAGTCGACTTTATCGACCTTCAGCAGGATCGCAATAAGAAAAAATTGTACGACGAAATGAAGAAGGAGACCAAAAAAGATCGCGCCAAGATTGCCCTGGCGCAGGTGTCAGAGTTTGGCCTCATGGAGATGACCCGACAGCGGGTCCGGCTGAGTCTACTGCTTTCCACCAGCGAAGAGTGCCCCATCTGTCGCGGTACCGGTCGCGTCCCGTCCAAGGAATCGATGGTCACCAAGATTGAGAGCTGGATTAAGCGCTTCAAGTCTGAGTGTAACGAGCGCCGGTTGATCCTGAAGGTTCACCCGACAATTGGCGACTATCTAACGGAAGGGACGAAAAGTATCATCCGCCGGCTGATGTGGCATCATATCATGAAAATCGACGTCGAGAAAGACGAAGCCATTAATATTGATGAATTCCGTTTTATCTCCAAAAAGCGGAAGCAGGAAATTACAGACCAATATTAA
- a CDS encoding MTH1187 family thiamine-binding protein, translated as MSDEPTILVEFSMSPLGKGESVSPYVARALDIIDNSGLDYELHSLGTIIEGQWSEVMEVLKQCHQAMEKNCDRITTTMKMDYRAGASGRIQGKVSSVEDKVGRKLQTQKE; from the coding sequence ATGAGTGACGAACCGACTATTTTGGTTGAGTTCAGTATGTCACCGCTTGGTAAGGGTGAAAGCGTGAGTCCGTATGTCGCCAGAGCACTGGATATTATTGATAACAGCGGACTGGATTACGAGTTGCATTCGCTGGGCACAATAATCGAGGGACAGTGGAGTGAGGTCATGGAAGTCCTCAAACAGTGCCATCAGGCGATGGAAAAAAATTGCGACCGGATTACTACCACGATGAAAATGGACTACCGGGCAGGGGCCTCCGGGCGTATCCAGGGGAAAGTTTCCTCCGTGGAAGACAAAGTTGGACGAAAATTACAGACGCAGAAGGAGTAA
- a CDS encoding Mrp/NBP35 family ATP-binding protein encodes MAGVNQDEVKQILEQVTYPGFSRNIVSFGMVGDIAIQDGTIQVELRISSSDEEKKQQVVGEVRDVLKKETGADDVSVSLVDPMEEGSSPSPGGGGHAPQQSQGSGDPWADHHAIPNVKHVIAVASGKGGVGKSTVAANLAASLKEQGNRVGLLDLDIYGPSLPTLFGITDQPYLTKDERIAPLEKYGLKLMSFGNILGDDSPVIWRGPMVAKMVDQFLNGIDWKELDYLVLDLPPGTGDVQLTLVQKIEIRGAIIVTTPQELALQDVKKGANMFRKVDTPVLGIIENMSYFNCPHCGEDTDVFSRGGGQKESVRLGVPLLGRIPLHPELMEASDQGKPIVFSDGEAVTSKAFQEIAEKLSEQLA; translated from the coding sequence ATGGCGGGTGTTAATCAGGACGAAGTGAAGCAAATTCTGGAGCAGGTGACTTATCCGGGGTTCAGCCGGAATATTGTCTCATTCGGGATGGTGGGCGATATAGCCATTCAGGATGGTACGATCCAGGTGGAACTCCGCATTTCGTCCAGTGATGAAGAAAAGAAACAGCAAGTGGTCGGCGAAGTTCGGGATGTACTGAAAAAGGAGACCGGCGCAGATGATGTCTCAGTGTCGCTGGTAGATCCCATGGAAGAAGGATCCTCACCCTCGCCAGGTGGCGGAGGCCACGCGCCACAGCAGTCACAGGGGTCCGGAGATCCCTGGGCGGATCACCATGCCATTCCGAATGTAAAGCATGTGATCGCGGTCGCCAGTGGCAAGGGTGGCGTTGGCAAATCGACGGTTGCGGCAAATTTGGCCGCCAGCCTGAAGGAACAGGGCAACCGCGTGGGACTGTTGGATTTGGATATTTACGGACCAAGTTTACCAACCCTCTTTGGTATCACGGACCAGCCGTATCTCACCAAAGATGAACGGATTGCTCCGCTGGAGAAATACGGATTAAAACTCATGTCCTTCGGTAATATTCTCGGCGACGATTCCCCCGTAATTTGGCGAGGTCCTATGGTGGCAAAAATGGTGGATCAGTTTCTGAACGGTATCGACTGGAAGGAACTGGATTACCTGGTGCTGGATTTGCCACCCGGAACCGGCGACGTGCAGCTGACGCTCGTTCAAAAAATAGAAATTCGTGGGGCTATCATTGTGACTACACCGCAGGAACTGGCGTTGCAGGATGTGAAAAAAGGTGCCAACATGTTCAGGAAAGTGGATACGCCGGTACTGGGCATTATCGAAAATATGAGCTACTTCAATTGCCCACACTGTGGTGAAGATACCGATGTATTCAGTCGGGGCGGAGGGCAAAAGGAGAGCGTCCGGCTTGGTGTTCCACTCCTCGGCCGGATTCCGTTACATCCGGAATTGATGGAAGCCTCTGACCAGGGAAAACCGATTGTATTTTCGGATGGAGAGGCCGTTACTTCAAAAGCCTTTCAGGAAATTGCCGAAAAATTATCGGAACAATTGGCATAG
- a CDS encoding isoprenyl transferase, with amino-acid sequence MTADLESLEQQIQQHGRLPSHIAIIMDGNGRWAKERSLPRLAGHNEGINSVREIVRACGELGVEALTLYTFSKENWNRPPREVTALMKLLLRTIRKEVDELMANNVKIRVIGDLEDLPPEPRQSMKEAMDRTANNTGLQLNLALSYGGRSEILEAVEALYHDIQAGKHSINELDENLFSSYMHTGSQPDPDLLIRTSGEARISNFLLWQLAYTELYITSVYWPDFRREELYKAILDYQSRERRFGKVSEQIKNKPLVAEQS; translated from the coding sequence ATGACAGCAGATTTAGAGTCATTAGAACAGCAAATTCAGCAGCACGGGCGCCTGCCCAGTCACATCGCAATCATTATGGATGGCAATGGCCGTTGGGCTAAAGAAAGAAGTCTCCCGCGGCTGGCCGGACACAACGAAGGCATTAATTCTGTCCGGGAGATTGTGCGGGCCTGCGGTGAGCTCGGTGTCGAGGCATTGACGCTCTATACCTTTTCCAAGGAAAACTGGAACCGGCCTCCCAGAGAAGTCACTGCACTCATGAAACTCCTTCTTAGAACCATCCGAAAAGAAGTCGATGAGCTGATGGCGAATAATGTGAAAATCAGAGTCATCGGGGATCTGGAGGATCTTCCGCCAGAACCACGCCAGAGTATGAAGGAAGCGATGGACCGGACGGCAAACAACACCGGGCTGCAGTTAAATCTTGCCCTGAGTTACGGAGGGCGGAGCGAAATTTTGGAAGCTGTCGAAGCCCTTTATCATGACATTCAGGCTGGTAAGCATTCCATAAATGAATTGGATGAAAACCTGTTTAGTTCCTATATGCACACTGGTTCTCAGCCTGATCCTGACCTGCTTATCCGCACCAGTGGCGAAGCACGGATCAGTAATTTCCTCCTGTGGCAATTAGCGTACACCGAATTGTATATCACATCTGTCTATTGGCCGGACTTTCGCCGGGAAGAGCTCTATAAGGCAATTCTTGATTACCAGAGCAGGGAGCGGCGATTCGGTAAAGTCAGCGAACAGATAAAAAATAAACCACTAGTTGCGGAACAGTCTTAA
- the bamA gene encoding outer membrane protein assembly factor BamA — translation MNIVFFRGRFAVRVITAISFVIALLMIGLDSAAFAQQASSQQQINLLGLSVQGNETASADIIRANSGLRVDQSLTMEDIQKSFDRLWELQLFSDIKFLIDRETPNGVYLIIQVKEHPRLNRVRFRGNDKIKDKKFEEELNLLPGQVLSPQQIFNTAKKMKELYKEENYLLAEVDWDTTFTEDRQNYVNLTYTIDEGKKVKIQDITFHGNDHIAERKLRGQMEKVKEQRWWKFFQDVEYTRENYLTGQTNVINYYKTQGYRDAEIVRDSVYYNDEKTRMFIDMWIDEGDIYTYGDFSWTGNSLYNSKELNRALGVEPGEQYDLEAFQAGIENVRSLYMDRGYLYFQVNPQEVPVGDNTVDITFQVQENYQVSVRMIDITGNTKTKEDVIRRELMIFPGDIFSRERLLRSQREIFILNYFSNVVPDVVPVDDKHVDLSVEVEEKQTDRANASVGYSERDGLLGSVGVEFNNLMGNGQQLVFNYQRGQYYKSFQFQFNEPWPFNRPNPVGFSVFSTNRGRFGSGASSYYLPFNISRRGGSVSIGHRFRWPDSYFRGNWSLYIDSKEYTNIQDSTTFQRIVRSGEKSTRGVRLTQTIRRDSRDRPEFPTEGSRVTFRSAISGGPLGGNEEYHKHELKLEWFTPMVWDLVLYTDIEAGAMKGLYRNAVIPYDEHFFMGGSGMIYGTALRGYSDRAVGPTSIDGYPLGGRAMLKYSLELRVPISDNPTLYGLGFFESGNTYLDVEHINPYALKRSAGVGFRLFMPMLGLLGFDFGYGFDSLEPGSTQPNGWQTHFIFGQPF, via the coding sequence ATGAATATTGTGTTTTTCCGTGGAAGGTTCGCCGTTCGTGTAATTACGGCGATCAGTTTTGTTATTGCACTCCTGATGATTGGGCTGGATTCCGCTGCCTTTGCGCAGCAGGCTTCCAGTCAACAGCAGATTAACCTCTTAGGTCTCTCCGTCCAGGGCAACGAGACCGCCAGCGCCGATATCATCAGAGCGAATTCCGGGCTTCGGGTGGATCAATCCCTGACAATGGAAGATATCCAGAAGTCTTTTGATCGTCTCTGGGAACTGCAACTTTTCTCCGATATAAAATTTTTGATTGACCGGGAAACCCCCAACGGCGTCTACCTTATTATTCAAGTTAAGGAACATCCCCGGCTCAACCGGGTCCGGTTCCGTGGCAACGACAAGATTAAGGACAAGAAGTTCGAGGAAGAACTCAATCTCCTTCCTGGCCAGGTGCTCAGTCCACAGCAGATTTTCAATACGGCGAAAAAGATGAAAGAACTCTATAAAGAGGAGAATTATTTGCTGGCCGAGGTCGACTGGGACACCACCTTCACTGAAGATCGCCAAAATTATGTGAACCTGACGTACACCATCGATGAGGGGAAAAAGGTCAAAATTCAGGATATCACATTCCATGGGAACGACCACATCGCCGAACGAAAGCTCCGGGGCCAGATGGAAAAGGTGAAAGAGCAGCGCTGGTGGAAATTTTTCCAGGATGTGGAATATACCCGGGAAAATTATCTCACCGGCCAGACGAACGTCATTAATTATTATAAAACCCAGGGGTATCGGGACGCCGAGATTGTCCGGGATTCCGTCTATTATAATGATGAGAAAACCCGGATGTTTATCGATATGTGGATCGATGAAGGGGATATTTATACTTACGGCGACTTCTCCTGGACAGGGAACTCTTTGTATAATAGTAAAGAGTTGAACCGAGCCCTGGGCGTGGAACCGGGAGAACAGTATGATCTTGAAGCGTTTCAGGCCGGAATCGAAAATGTCCGGAGTCTGTATATGGATCGGGGCTACTTGTACTTTCAGGTCAATCCCCAGGAAGTCCCGGTCGGTGATAATACGGTGGACATCACCTTTCAGGTACAGGAAAATTATCAGGTCAGCGTCCGGATGATTGATATTACCGGAAATACGAAGACCAAGGAAGATGTCATCCGGCGGGAATTGATGATCTTTCCCGGCGATATTTTCAGTCGTGAACGGCTGCTCCGGAGCCAGCGGGAAATCTTTATCCTGAATTACTTTTCCAACGTGGTACCGGATGTGGTCCCGGTGGACGATAAACATGTGGATTTATCGGTGGAAGTGGAAGAAAAACAGACCGATCGCGCCAACGCTTCTGTCGGCTATAGCGAACGGGATGGCTTGCTGGGAAGCGTTGGTGTAGAGTTCAATAACTTGATGGGGAACGGTCAGCAGTTGGTGTTTAACTACCAGCGCGGTCAGTATTACAAGTCGTTTCAGTTTCAGTTCAACGAGCCGTGGCCGTTTAACCGGCCCAATCCGGTCGGGTTCAGTGTCTTTTCCACCAACCGGGGACGATTTGGATCAGGCGCATCCAGCTACTATTTACCGTTCAACATTTCCCGACGGGGGGGATCGGTTTCCATCGGGCATCGTTTTCGGTGGCCGGATAGTTACTTCCGCGGCAACTGGTCGCTTTATATCGATTCCAAGGAATATACGAACATTCAGGATTCCACGACATTCCAGCGGATTGTCCGTAGCGGAGAAAAGTCGACCCGTGGTGTTCGGCTGACGCAAACCATTCGGCGGGACAGCCGGGACCGACCAGAATTTCCTACGGAAGGATCTCGGGTCACATTTCGGTCCGCAATATCTGGTGGCCCACTGGGCGGAAACGAAGAATACCACAAGCATGAGTTAAAGCTCGAATGGTTCACGCCGATGGTCTGGGATTTGGTGTTGTATACGGATATTGAAGCCGGCGCAATGAAAGGATTGTATCGGAATGCGGTAATTCCGTATGATGAGCACTTTTTTATGGGGGGATCAGGGATGATCTACGGAACAGCTCTGCGTGGGTATAGCGACCGGGCTGTTGGTCCGACTTCAATTGATGGGTATCCACTAGGGGGACGTGCCATGCTCAAGTATTCCCTGGAATTACGGGTACCCATTTCGGATAATCCGACGCTTTACGGCTTAGGTTTCTTCGAAAGTGGCAACACGTATCTGGACGTTGAGCACATCAACCCGTATGCCCTGAAGCGATCTGCCGGCGTCGGTTTCCGGCTGTTTATGCCGATGTTGGGACTTTTGGGTTTTGACTTTGGATATGGCTTCGATTCGCTTGAACCAGGTTCCACACAGCCGAATGGCTGGCAGACACATTTTATCTTTGGTCAACCATTTTAA